A segment of the Candidatus Poribacteria bacterium genome:
AAGGTAGATTCCCGGCTCAATCGAGAAGCAGATACCGGGGATTAACGCACGCTCATCTTTCGTTTCCAGATTGTCGATATTGACGCCGTTGCCGTGTATCTCTGTGCCGATGCTATGTCCAGTCCGGTGGATAAAAAACTCGCCATACCCCCTCTGCGTTATGTAGCTTCGCACTAGATCATCGACAGCATAGCCGTAAACCACCTCACCCGCCGCGAAACTCTCACGGATGAAACTGACTGCCAGATCCCGTGCGTCGCGGACAACCTCGAATACTTCAATATAGCGTTGGGGAGCGTTTGTACCGGCATAGGCAACCCACGTCGTGTCCGCATAGACGGCATCCGGCGCCTTCTGCTTTGCCCATAAATCAATCAGGACGAAATCCCCCGGCTGAATAGGTTGGTGTGGATCTGCTGTCGGATAGTAGTGTGGATCGCTGGCTTTTGCGTTGACCGCCACAATTGGCGGGTGTCCCGGTATCAAACCCTCAGCGTCAAAGCGTTCCATGATGAAACTTTGCACATCATACTCCGTGACCGGTATCCCAGCGCGTAGTTGCTTACCCAACCACGCGAACGCTTCGTCTTTGATTTCTAGGATTAAATGTGCCGATTCCAGATGTCCGACAAACTGATCTGCGGTCCAACGCGCCTCGGATTGTTGCACCAGATCCGCGGAGGAGACCACTTCAACTCCCAAGGAACGGATCAACTCAACTGTGCCGGCGTCCACCCTTGAAACGTAAGGGATAGCGGCAAAGGGAGAATATTCCATCGCAACCCGATTGCTACCCTTGAGGATGGTTTCCATTTCACGTTGCAGTCCACCCCAATCGGTGTAGGTCCTGACTTCGCCGAGGACGTTGGCAAAATGGGAAACTTCAATACGGTGGACAAGCCATATCGGTGTTCCCCCCACTGGAATATAACAGAACCAACGCCGGGTGATACCGGGATCATCAATACCAGCGACGTTTCTGGCAATTGGATTTGACCCCCGAAAATCGTACAGCAACCAGCCGTCGAGACCTTTTGATTCCCGATCCTTGCGTCGAGAAGTCTTTGAATTTCGCGGAGATCCGTCCCGCTTCTCGGTGAGAAAACGTTGAATTTCCTCAATGTTCATTAATCTCTCCTCTGTTGTCGCATCTGTTCCATGTACCACTCCCTACCGTAAACATCTTTCTTATAGTGCCATCGCGATCTTTGTGGATGCATGATAAGCGTTCGATCCTCAATGGGAAATTTCACCGGGGTATGCCCCCGTCGATGAGATTCCCTCAAACCGATAGCTATCTCTAACGCATGGCGTAAGTCGTCCCCGGTGGTTATCTTGA
Coding sequences within it:
- a CDS encoding M24 family metallopeptidase; protein product: MNIEEIQRFLTEKRDGSPRNSKTSRRKDRESKGLDGWLLYDFRGSNPIARNVAGIDDPGITRRWFCYIPVGGTPIWLVHRIEVSHFANVLGEVRTYTDWGGLQREMETILKGSNRVAMEYSPFAAIPYVSRVDAGTVELIRSLGVEVVSSADLVQQSEARWTADQFVGHLESAHLILEIKDEAFAWLGKQLRAGIPVTEYDVQSFIMERFDAEGLIPGHPPIVAVNAKASDPHYYPTADPHQPIQPGDFVLIDLWAKQKAPDAVYADTTWVAYAGTNAPQRYIEVFEVVRDARDLAVSFIRESFAAGEVVYGYAVDDLVRSYITQRGYGEFFIHRTGHSIGTEIHGNGVNIDNLETKDERALIPGICFSIEPGIYLPKFGVRTEIDVFIADLTPEGVVVTTLPAQEEVIMLL